One stretch of Cohnella algarum DNA includes these proteins:
- a CDS encoding sensor histidine kinase, which produces MAIILYVLIGVLAAIVGWQWVSGKKRSRRLRDITDKIGDILDRETAEKVLFQTGQADLRLLLVQINRLLDHNRKIMADYARTKDSLRKMISNMSHDLKTPLTVILGYAEKLNQEIPMSEEEKKQTVSRLNEKVNGLIALVNQFFDLVKIESDDYEIPLSKLALNEVCRQSVLEFYDLLVSKNLQVELEIPERPIYILGNEHALQRILGNLISNSIRYGSDGGVFGLTLREEGEFVAVDVWDRGKGITEAHQDRVFERLYTLDDARNPQFQGSGLGLSITKRLTEQMKGTIRLSSSPHEKTTFTCTFKQLTF; this is translated from the coding sequence ATGGCGATCATTTTATACGTCCTCATCGGCGTTTTGGCTGCAATCGTCGGGTGGCAATGGGTTTCGGGAAAAAAAAGGAGCCGCCGCCTCCGGGACATTACGGATAAAATCGGCGACATCCTGGACCGGGAGACGGCCGAGAAGGTGCTTTTCCAAACAGGCCAGGCCGACCTTCGGCTTTTGCTCGTCCAGATCAATCGTTTGCTGGATCACAACCGGAAGATCATGGCGGATTACGCCCGAACGAAGGACAGTCTGCGGAAAATGATCTCCAACATGTCCCACGATTTGAAAACCCCCCTGACCGTCATTCTGGGGTATGCGGAAAAACTGAATCAGGAAATCCCGATGAGCGAAGAAGAAAAGAAGCAGACCGTGTCGAGGCTGAACGAGAAAGTGAACGGACTGATTGCTTTGGTCAATCAGTTTTTCGACCTTGTCAAAATCGAATCGGATGATTACGAAATCCCTTTAAGCAAACTAGCCCTCAACGAAGTCTGCCGGCAAAGCGTGCTCGAGTTTTACGATCTGCTGGTCTCGAAAAATCTTCAGGTCGAGCTCGAAATCCCGGAACGGCCCATCTACATTCTCGGCAACGAGCACGCGCTGCAGCGAATTCTCGGCAATCTGATTTCCAATTCGATCCGGTACGGAAGCGACGGGGGCGTTTTTGGCTTGACGCTTCGCGAAGAAGGGGAATTCGTTGCCGTCGACGTTTGGGACCGGGGGAAAGGCATAACCGAGGCGCACCAGGACCGCGTATTCGAAAGACTTTATACGTTGGATGACGCCCGGAACCCGCAGTTCCAAGGAAGCGGTCTCGGCCTCAGCATTACCAAGCGCCTGACGGAGCAAATGAAGGGGACGATTCGGCTGAGCAGCTCGCCGCATGAGAAAACGACGTTTACCTGCACATTTAAACAATTGACTTTTTAA
- a CDS encoding ABC transporter ATP-binding protein — translation MSDIVRTYELTKTAKGKTIVSNVNLRVKKGEIYGLLGPNGAGKTTIMKMIAGLVLPTSGEIELFGKKLAETAKEGLKRVGSIIEYPIFFEHLTAMQNLELHCEYLGFYDKKAIRDALGLVDLNGVEQQKVKEFSLGMKQRLGIARAAITKPELIVLDEPTNGLDPIGIKDMRELIQTLNKEYGITFLLSSHILGEIEQVADRIGVVRHGRLADEVSMPDVRQMRTDYIEIVASNVQKSVYLLEHHLRLSNLKIVQDNKIRIYDASLSTGEISKLLITQGIEVEEIRKHTSTLEDYFYHRIQGGDRLD, via the coding sequence ATGAGCGACATCGTTCGGACTTACGAACTTACGAAAACAGCAAAAGGGAAAACGATCGTATCGAATGTAAATCTTCGGGTAAAAAAAGGCGAGATCTACGGTTTGCTCGGACCGAACGGCGCCGGGAAGACGACGATCATGAAAATGATCGCGGGACTCGTCCTGCCCACTTCCGGAGAGATTGAGCTGTTCGGAAAAAAACTCGCCGAAACCGCCAAAGAAGGGTTGAAACGGGTCGGCAGCATTATCGAATACCCGATCTTTTTCGAGCACTTGACGGCCATGCAAAATCTTGAGCTTCACTGCGAATATTTAGGCTTTTACGACAAAAAGGCGATTCGCGATGCGCTGGGCCTGGTCGATTTAAACGGAGTCGAACAACAGAAGGTCAAGGAATTTTCGCTGGGCATGAAGCAGCGGCTGGGCATCGCGCGGGCCGCGATCACGAAGCCGGAACTGATCGTCCTGGATGAGCCCACCAACGGCCTCGATCCGATCGGCATTAAAGACATGAGAGAATTGATTCAAACGCTGAACAAGGAATACGGCATTACGTTTCTTCTTTCCAGCCATATCCTGGGGGAAATCGAACAGGTGGCGGACCGGATCGGCGTCGTTCGGCACGGGCGATTGGCCGACGAAGTATCCATGCCGGATGTTAGACAGATGCGGACCGATTATATTGAAATCGTCGCCTCGAACGTGCAAAAATCGGTTTATTTGCTCGAACATCACCTTCGGCTTTCAAATCTGAAAATCGTACAGGACAACAAAATCCGGATTTATGACGCAAGTTTGTCCACGGGCGAGATTTCAAAACTGCTCATTACGCAAGGGATTGAAGTCGAGGAGATCCGGAAACATACGAGCACGCTCGAAGATTACTTTTATCATCGGATTCAAGGGGGAGATCGGCTTGATTAA
- a CDS encoding ABC transporter permease, which translates to MIKLMELEWRKLERKKVIGELIIYWAILTFLPTFFLKVVFADLPTADFNQSYSNAMALMLPIQMGFVMFGASLINHVFIEEYKNKTIALSFGYPISRKRLVTAKAMFIVSAVFICTVISFALAGIATYALDRALGVIAGEPSLADIAVYAFRAIIHSLVVALSSLIPLFCFGLWRRAVVPTVIFAVAIIQLPTLLNLIQISVNPDAMYATLCLLGLVSAYLSVLTVNTLGDL; encoded by the coding sequence TTGATTAAGCTGATGGAGCTTGAATGGAGAAAATTGGAACGAAAAAAAGTCATCGGCGAATTGATCATTTATTGGGCGATCCTGACGTTTTTGCCGACGTTTTTTCTAAAAGTCGTATTTGCCGACCTCCCGACCGCCGATTTCAACCAAAGCTATTCCAATGCCATGGCGCTGATGCTGCCGATTCAAATGGGGTTTGTTATGTTCGGGGCTTCTCTTATCAATCACGTATTCATCGAAGAGTATAAAAATAAAACGATCGCGCTCTCCTTCGGATACCCGATCAGCCGGAAGCGGCTGGTCACGGCGAAAGCGATGTTTATCGTTTCGGCGGTTTTCATCTGCACGGTTATCTCTTTCGCGCTTGCCGGCATCGCAACCTACGCGCTCGATCGGGCGCTGGGCGTGATTGCCGGGGAACCCTCGTTGGCCGACATTGCGGTCTATGCGTTTCGGGCGATTATTCATTCCCTCGTTGTCGCTCTTTCTTCCCTGATTCCGCTATTTTGCTTCGGGCTTTGGCGGAGGGCGGTCGTCCCGACGGTCATTTTCGCCGTCGCCATCATTCAGCTTCCAACCTTGCTCAATCTGATTCAAATTTCGGTGAATCCGGATGCGATGTACGCGACTCTCTGTCTATTGGGGCTTGTGAGTGCATACTTGTCCGTTCTGACGGTGAACACATTAGGGGATTTGTAA
- a CDS encoding helix-turn-helix domain-containing protein: MAIIINIDVMLAKRKMSVTELSERIGITMANLSILKNGKAKAIRLSTLEAICKALDCQPGDILEYRSDESSP, translated from the coding sequence ATGGCCATTATCATCAATATTGACGTGATGCTGGCGAAAAGGAAAATGAGCGTAACCGAGCTTTCGGAGCGGATCGGAATCACGATGGCGAACCTTTCGATATTGAAAAACGGGAAGGCAAAAGCGATCCGGCTTTCGACTCTGGAGGCCATTTGCAAAGCGCTGGATTGCCAACCCGGGGACATTCTGGAATATCGAAGCGACGAATCATCGCCTTGA
- a CDS encoding ABC transporter substrate-binding protein, whose translation MRLAEHFFKLRQLFGDLEAGRALETTLDQLADVWHCTPRNVKWILRRLSMAGWIAWSPGRGRGNRSTLALTASGSDVVLLLAQEATDKGRLQDGIRLLGEHGAGEDMRERFARWLEGRFGYHIDADENRQTDTLRLPFYRAMPNLDPAWTLRRTEWHMVRQAFDTLVRRGDDGQTVVPHLAYYWESDSTGRIWTFYLRKGVLFHDKTELRAEDARYTLERLTSAEFGRTEWTELPLAGMRTIGPYGLEIRLRRPYWLLPQLLASPRASILPRSAARSREFARLPVGSGPFRVTENGDSQIVLEAFPAYFAGRAQLDRVELWILPETSHRPSALTELDGETIPYIHPFQLHGGSGHPPDIERVEAGCTYLTFQRNRPGPLESGEFRNWLIRAADPNLMNAELDPRKHRPARSFFPEWSLMEMETELRNGMKRRTELGPPPIFPERPLRLLTYRILNDSLERNARWLRDRCAAAGVKLEVEVRDYEDFIRPEAIDEADLVLANAVADENPVVSFLRLMYDDRHVVRRHLSSPVRERLHARLLEAEAEPEPGERIRLVREIERWLSDETALAFLYHLKQMTYFDERLIGVQVNPYGWADFYRLALRPFASRR comes from the coding sequence TTGAGGCTGGCAGAGCATTTCTTCAAGCTGCGGCAACTATTCGGCGACCTGGAAGCAGGTCGAGCTCTCGAGACGACTTTGGATCAATTGGCCGACGTATGGCACTGCACCCCGCGCAACGTCAAGTGGATTCTCCGCCGCTTGAGCATGGCCGGCTGGATCGCCTGGTCTCCGGGGCGAGGGCGCGGCAACCGCTCCACGCTCGCGCTGACCGCCTCGGGATCGGATGTTGTGCTGCTGCTCGCGCAGGAAGCAACGGACAAGGGACGTTTGCAGGACGGGATTCGCCTGCTTGGCGAACACGGGGCCGGCGAAGACATGCGCGAGCGTTTTGCGCGCTGGCTGGAAGGACGGTTCGGCTACCATATCGACGCCGACGAGAACCGCCAGACCGACACGCTTCGTCTTCCCTTCTACCGCGCCATGCCCAATCTCGATCCGGCCTGGACGCTGCGCCGTACCGAGTGGCACATGGTCCGGCAAGCGTTCGATACGCTCGTCCGCCGCGGCGACGACGGCCAAACGGTTGTTCCCCATCTGGCTTATTACTGGGAATCCGACAGCACCGGGCGAATCTGGACGTTTTATTTGCGCAAAGGCGTGCTCTTCCACGACAAAACCGAGCTCCGCGCCGAAGATGCGCGGTACACCCTTGAGCGATTGACATCGGCGGAATTCGGAAGAACGGAATGGACGGAGCTGCCTTTGGCAGGGATGCGAACGATCGGCCCTTACGGTCTCGAGATCAGGCTGCGGCGGCCGTACTGGCTGTTGCCGCAGCTGCTCGCTTCGCCTCGCGCCTCGATCCTTCCCCGATCGGCGGCGCGGTCTCGGGAATTCGCCAGGCTTCCGGTCGGGAGCGGACCGTTTCGCGTAACGGAGAACGGCGACTCGCAGATCGTTCTCGAGGCGTTCCCCGCCTATTTCGCGGGCCGGGCCCAGCTCGACCGGGTCGAGCTGTGGATATTGCCGGAAACGAGCCATCGCCCGTCGGCCCTGACCGAGCTCGACGGGGAGACGATCCCGTATATTCACCCCTTTCAACTTCACGGGGGGAGCGGCCATCCGCCCGACATCGAACGGGTCGAGGCCGGCTGCACCTATTTGACCTTTCAGCGGAACAGACCGGGACCGCTGGAATCGGGCGAGTTTCGGAACTGGCTCATCCGCGCCGCCGATCCGAACCTGATGAACGCGGAGCTCGATCCCCGGAAGCATCGTCCGGCTCGCAGCTTTTTTCCCGAATGGAGCCTGATGGAGATGGAGACGGAGCTTCGGAACGGCATGAAGCGTCGGACGGAGTTGGGGCCTCCCCCGATTTTCCCGGAGCGGCCGTTGCGGCTGCTGACCTACCGCATCCTGAACGATTCCCTTGAGCGAAACGCCCGCTGGCTGAGGGATCGATGCGCGGCCGCAGGGGTCAAACTCGAGGTCGAGGTACGGGACTATGAGGATTTTATTCGGCCCGAGGCGATCGATGAAGCGGATCTCGTCCTCGCCAACGCGGTCGCGGACGAAAATCCGGTCGTCTCCTTCCTGCGCCTCATGTACGACGACCGTCATGTCGTGCGCAGGCACCTCTCCTCCCCCGTTCGGGAGCGTCTGCATGCCAGGTTGCTGGAGGCAGAAGCCGAACCCGAACCCGGCGAACGCATCCGGCTTGTGCGGGAAATCGAACGGTGGCTGAGCGACGAAACGGCGCTGGCTTTCTTGTACCATTTGAAGCAGATGACCTATTTCGACGAGCGTCTGATCGGGGTGCAGGTCAATCCTTACGGTTGGGCGGATTTTTACCGATTGGCGCTGCGACCGTTCGCGTCAAGGCGATGA
- a CDS encoding non-canonical purine NTP pyrophosphatase yields the protein MEIVLTTWNPEKMRWLSQGFDRLSVESRPLRPGEAEDVDENGDTFEANALLKAHAIPEAENRIVVAEDSGLCVDALGGQPGVRTARWAPGAMTTAASCCSSG from the coding sequence ATGGAAATCGTACTGACGACTTGGAATCCGGAGAAAATGCGATGGTTGTCGCAAGGGTTCGACCGCTTGTCCGTCGAAAGCAGGCCTCTGCGCCCCGGCGAAGCGGAAGACGTGGACGAAAACGGAGATACGTTTGAGGCGAACGCGCTTTTGAAGGCGCATGCCATTCCAGAAGCGGAGAACCGTATCGTCGTCGCCGAAGACTCGGGGCTGTGCGTCGATGCGCTGGGCGGGCAGCCCGGCGTCCGCACGGCCCGCTGGGCCCCGGGAGCGATGACGACCGCAGCCTCTTGCTGCTCGAGCGGCTGA
- a CDS encoding non-canonical purine NTP pyrophosphatase: MRRCAGRAARRPHGPLGPGSDDDRSLLLLERLTGVEPARRGAAFVSAVAVRFPDGGSWAGRGELRGRIALAPRGDRADGYARIFELPGGRTIAELGPDVVEPHDHRRQALALAAACIGEWLASNGAMRRP; encoded by the coding sequence GTGCGTCGATGCGCTGGGCGGGCAGCCCGGCGTCCGCACGGCCCGCTGGGCCCCGGGAGCGATGACGACCGCAGCCTCTTGCTGCTCGAGCGGCTGACGGGCGTCGAGCCTGCGCGTCGCGGCGCAGCGTTCGTAAGCGCGGTGGCCGTCCGTTTTCCCGACGGCGGCAGTTGGGCAGGCCGCGGCGAGCTGCGCGGACGGATCGCGCTCGCTCCGCGCGGCGACCGGGCGGACGGCTATGCCCGCATCTTCGAGTTGCCGGGCGGACGCACGATTGCCGAGCTCGGACCGGACGTCGTCGAGCCCCATGATCATCGCAGGCAGGCGCTGGCGCTGGCGGCGGCATGCATCGGGGAATGGCTCGCCTCGAACGGAGCGATGAGGCGGCCATGA